The segment ATGACGCCGACCGAGACGAAAAAAAGTATTCCCGGAATCGCCGCGACCTTGATGATCTCGACATAGGGAATTCCCGTCATCTCCGACATCACGAAGGCGCCCGCGCCCATGACCGGCGGCATGATCGCCGCGCCGGTCGACGCCGCGGCTTCGACCGCGCCCGCGATGTGGCCCGGAAAGCCGGCTTTTTTCATGAGCGGTATGGTGATGGGTCCCTTAGTGACCGTCTCGGCTATGGGACTGCCGCTGATCGTGCCCATGAGGCAGCTCGATACGACCGAGGCCTGCGCCGGGCCGCCGGCGATGCGTCCGAGGGCGGCGAGTGAAATATCGACGAAGAATTTCGCCACGCCGGCGCGCTCGAGAAACGCGCCGAAGGCGACGAACGGAATGATGAACTCGGCGAGCACTTCTGCCATGATGCCGAAAACTCCGTCCGACGTAAGGTAGACATATTCAATGATGCGGCGGACGGAGTAGCCCTTGTGGCCGACGATGTAGGGAAGGTAGTTGCCGAACAGAGCGTAAAGGATCGGGATAATCGCGCAGAGCGCCATGTCCATTCCCAGCACCCGGCGCGCCGCCTCGATCGCCACGACGATGACGACGACGCCCATCCAGACGTCGACCGGCGTATAGTCGCCCGCGCGGTAGGCCATCGCTTCATAGTTGATGATCCAGTAGATGACGCCGGCGGCGGCGCCCGCGGCGAGCAGGAGATCGAGCCAGGAGGGCCGATCCTCCCGGTCGCCCTTCCAGGCCTTGTATAGAAGCAGCGGGACGACGAGGCTGTAGAGGACGGCGATGCCGCGGAAGTATTGCAGCGATACGACGCCGATGGTTGCGGCCCAAATATAATAGGCCGCCAAGCCGCCCATCGTGGTCCGGACGGCCAGGTTCCAGTGGCGCGAAAGGGAGCGAGTCTGAGTTGCTTCAGCCACCGGCTTCGACCGTCAAGCTACTTCGAGCGGATCGCTTCCGGAATCTGGATGCCGGCGGCTTTCCAGTGCTCCTCGGCGCCTTTGTGCAGCGGGAACGTCACACCCTGTAGCGCCTTTGGCGGCGTCATGTCCTTCGAGCCGGCATGGACGTTGATCATGTGCGCGTTTCCTTCCTTGCCGTATGCAGCCGCCGCCATTTTTTGAATCAAGGCGGGCGACACGTCCTTATTGGCGTACCAGATCACGGGGACGCCCACGGTCGAAGTCTCTTCGGTAATTCCTTTGTACGAGTTGGCCGGGAAAACGTAGCGCGCGAAGTAAGGATACTGTTTGAAGAAGTCGGTCTTCATTGCGGGCGTGTAGATATCGATGGCGCGCACCGGCTTCTTGGTTGCCGCTTCCATCGTCACGCGGTCCGGCTCGGGACCGGTCCAGAAAAAAGCGTCCGCTTTGCCGTCGGCCATCGCCTCGCCGGCTTGCGCGCCCAGAAGCGGAATGCGGGTGATCTTGTCCCAAACTCCCAAAGTGCGAAAAACGCGCTCGGCGTTGGCGTAGGTTCCCGACCCGGGCGATCCTATGGCGACGCGCTTGCCGGCGAGGTCGGTCACCGTTTTAATCCCGCTGTCCGCGTAGGTGATTAAATGGGCGACGCCGAAAACAACGAGCCCGATCGCCCGAAAATTGGTCAAAGGCTTGTCCTTGAATTGTTCCAGACCGTGGTAAGCCTCATGCACGTCCGAAGCGAAAGAAAGGCCCATCTCGGCGTCTCCGCCGTTGACGCGCCGGGTATTCTCCACCGATCCTCCGGTCGCGGTCACCGACACGTCCAGCCCTGGGACGCTCTTCGAAAGATAAGTCCCGATGCCGGTGGCGAAGATGCCGAACACTCCCGACGGCGGACCTCCGGCCATCGTGATGCGCTCCACCTTTTGGGCGTAGGCGGGTGCTACCACAAAAGAGATCAATGCAGTTGCGAGAAAAAAGACGACGCGTTTCATAGAGACTCCTTTCTACAGCTTGGGTCGGACTACCGTATATTCTAAAACTCGGGCTTTTCCAACAGTCTTTTTACCTCGGAAAGAAACCGGGCGGCGATGGCGCCGTCGACGATGCGGTGGTCGGCGGAGAGCGTCATTGTCATCATCGAGCGGGCTACGATCTTATCTCCTTGCGGCACCGCGCGCGGAGCGACGCGGCCGACGGCGAGAATTGCGCATTGCGGCGGGTTGATGATCGCGATGAAGCTATCGACGCCAAGCATGCCGAGGTTGGAGACGGTGAAGGTGCCGCCCTCGTAGTCGAGCGGAAAGAGTTTTTTCTTCTGCGCCTTCTCGGCCAACTCCCTGCTCTGCTTCGCCATTTCCGTGAGTGAGAGACGATCAGCACTGCGGATGACGGGAACCACGAGCCCTTCTTCCAAGGCCACTGCCACGCCGATGTTGACGTCGGCAAATATCTGGATGCCCTTCTCAGTGTAAGCGGAGTTGAGCGACGGAAAATCTCTTAGCGTGCGGGCTGCGGCCGAAAGAATGAAATCGTTGATCGACGGGACGACCTTCTCTCCTCGTTTTTTCAACTCGCTCCTTCTCTGTTCCACAGCCGTCATGTCCACGTCTATGCCGAGGTAAAAATGCGGCGCGCTCTGCTTGCTCTTGCTCATCCGTTCGCCGACGATCCGGCGCATCGCCGTCGGTTGAATGGTTTCTTTTACGCGCGGAGGTCCGGCTGGAGCGGACGTTTTCGCCCGCGCTCCACCGGCGCGGAGCACGTCTTCGGCAACGACGCTGCCGTCGGGCCCGCTTCCCTTTAACGATGCGAGATTGATATTTTTTTCTTTGGCGATTCGTTTGGCTGCAGGCGATGCAGGAACCTTGCCGCCACCTTCGGCGGGTTTTGCTGACGGTGTTGATCTCGACTTCGCAGGACGTCCCTCACCCCTTCCCTCTCCCTCAGGGGGAGGGCGAGGGAGAGGGTGCTCATGAAGTGCGGGTATCGCCTGTCGCTTTGTGGACCCAGTCTCGCCAGGAGAGAGAATCACAGCGATCTTTTGCCCGACGGGGATTTCGTCTCCGGGGTGTGCGGTGACGTTGGCGAGTATTCCGGACGCCGGCGCTTCGATCTCGACGGCGGCCTTGTCGGTCTCGACCTCCATCAGCGGCTCGCCCTTCTCGACCGAGTCGCCCTCGGCCTTGAGCCAGTTGACTAGAGTTCCCTTTTCCTGCGCCATGCCCAGCGCAGGCATGATGACTTCGATGGCCATATTAAACCACGTTGCTCGTGTTCGTGCTCGTGTTCGTCAGCGGTTGACTGTCTCCAGCGCTAACGCGTCGTTCAAGTTCGGCTGTACCTCCTGCCTAATGTTTCCCCTCAATCGAAAATCGGCAATCGAAAATCTAAATTACTTGATCACCTTGTCCGCCCGGTACAGCATTGACTGCGGAATCGTTAGGCCGATCTGCTTCGCCGTTTTCAGATTGATCATAAATTCGAACTTGGTCGGCTGCTCCACCGGGAGGTCCGCTGGTTTGCGCCCTTTCAGAATCTTGTCTACGTAAGTGGCCGCGCGCCGATACATATCGGTAACGCTCGCGCCGTAATACATGAGGCCACCACCGTCCATAAATTCTGCCCTTTCGTATATCGCCGGGAGCCGGTTCTTTGCC is part of the Candidatus Binatia bacterium genome and harbors:
- a CDS encoding dihydrolipoamide acetyltransferase family protein, whose protein sequence is MAIEVIMPALGMAQEKGTLVNWLKAEGDSVEKGEPLMEVETDKAAVEIEAPASGILANVTAHPGDEIPVGQKIAVILSPGETGSTKRQAIPALHEHPLPRPPPEGEGRGEGRPAKSRSTPSAKPAEGGGKVPASPAAKRIAKEKNINLASLKGSGPDGSVVAEDVLRAGGARAKTSAPAGPPRVKETIQPTAMRRIVGERMSKSKQSAPHFYLGIDVDMTAVEQRRSELKKRGEKVVPSINDFILSAAARTLRDFPSLNSAYTEKGIQIFADVNIGVAVALEEGLVVPVIRSADRLSLTEMAKQSRELAEKAQKKKLFPLDYEGGTFTVSNLGMLGVDSFIAIINPPQCAILAVGRVAPRAVPQGDKIVARSMMTMTLSADHRIVDGAIAARFLSEVKRLLEKPEF
- a CDS encoding TAXI family TRAP transporter solute-binding subunit, translating into MKRVVFFLATALISFVVAPAYAQKVERITMAGGPPSGVFGIFATGIGTYLSKSVPGLDVSVTATGGSVENTRRVNGGDAEMGLSFASDVHEAYHGLEQFKDKPLTNFRAIGLVVFGVAHLITYADSGIKTVTDLAGKRVAIGSPGSGTYANAERVFRTLGVWDKITRIPLLGAQAGEAMADGKADAFFWTGPEPDRVTMEAATKKPVRAIDIYTPAMKTDFFKQYPYFARYVFPANSYKGITEETSTVGVPVIWYANKDVSPALIQKMAAAAYGKEGNAHMINVHAGSKDMTPPKALQGVTFPLHKGAEEHWKAAGIQIPEAIRSK